A stretch of DNA from Nitrososphaerota archaeon:
CAAAAACAGATTTCGGTTACTTCTTCAAAATACCCTCACCGGTACTTCCCGGTGGAACCCAATCACTGGATCTCTCATACGAAATCAGCCCAGACACAGATCAATACAAATTCGAAGAACGCACATACTATGACACCGGCTTCGTAATACTCACTATACCGTCAAGCACTGATTTCAAAGCTGTTCCAAACTCAAACGAGTCTATAAGGAGTGAAGGCCCAGTTGAAGTTCAAAAGCAGACCTACGACGCGTACAGTGCTTACAACGTCTACGCCGGCCAAGGCTACGCTTTAACAGTCACCGGCTTCAAGTCAACCAGCATAAACGTAGTATGGGTTGGGACCGGAATCCTGTTTGCTATGATAGCCGGTGCCGTGATATACGGCTTCCGTGGAACCAAGATTTCTAAAGATAAGCTTCAGACAGAATCTGAGGCGCTAACCTCGGTGATGGCTGAGCTAGAGAAGGACTTTGCTGAAGGCAAAGTAACTGAAGTGGAGTATCTTAAACTGAAACTCAAGTACAAGAGCCGCCTAGAGATAGTTCAGTCTAAGCTTCAGGAAGCAGCGAGGACAAAGGTGAAGTAGACTATGAAAAAGAACAAGCTTCTTGTTATCGTCGCGCTACCAGCTATCTTCGTCGCGCTTATAGCCGGAGTCTTCAGTGCAAATGTCTCTCCTTACGTCAGCGTCACTCAAGTCGTCACGCAGAACATGACTCAACGTAACCTCCAAGTATTTGGTCAAGTGATAGTTGACAGCATCTACTTTGATAAGAGCACTGGCATAGAAACATTCGTTTTGACCGACGGAAACAACACGGTAACTGTTAATTTCCGCGGAATAGTCAACAATCTGTCGAACTCCACAGAGGTGGTGGCGATAGGCGTCTACGACGGCAAAATCGTTCAGGCTGAGCGAGTTCTAGTCAAGTGCCCCTCAAAATACGAAACGGCTACAGCAAAGGAGGCCTAGACATTGGACATCGGTTTCGTATTTATTGTGGTCTCACTCATCGCATCTGCTATCGCATTCATCTCCTTTGCGAGATACATCAAGCAGCAGGACAACGCGATTTAC
This window harbors:
- a CDS encoding cytochrome c maturation protein CcmE; the protein is MKKNKLLVIVALPAIFVALIAGVFSANVSPYVSVTQVVTQNMTQRNLQVFGQVIVDSIYFDKSTGIETFVLTDGNNTVTVNFRGIVNNLSNSTEVVAIGVYDGKIVQAERVLVKCPSKYETATAKEA